The following proteins come from a genomic window of Tepidiforma thermophila:
- the recG gene encoding ATP-dependent DNA helicase RecG has product MTAPRTLDPARLRRVFELERQGGCRNTAVIGGLDRFLVQLAEDGHLRNSPLAAAARQLPPGGYRSLSPDERERWVDAVLAALAGGAPRPASAAPKAVPGRQRAARPADPPPPPLGPACPLTDLPGVSRAIAARFEKLGVTTVGDAAFLFPRRFNDYTNLRRIADLEPSSTLQTIVADVLEAAEFKARGRLRGTRALVSDGSAALPVIWWNAPYVARALKTGDRLVLAGRVRSYRGRLQLENPEFEKLERAGDSFARLEPVYPATAGLGQKTIRTVVARAVEAVADAVVDPVPGWLREQERIPGIAAAIRTYHAPAKPDDAERARRRLALGEFLAIQCAVLLRRAEWQRNVDAPCIDLGALRQPFIESLPFPLTRAQLRALADIERDLRGPNAMLRLLQGDVGSGKTVVAFAAMLAAVAAGYQAALMAPTEILAEQHYRSLARLLGGGELSALDGVFSPSWLGRSLRVLLVTGSLTPAQRAQVRGDAIHGGADIVIGTHALIEDDLQFPRLGLAIVDEQHRFGVMQRARLRQKGRNPHLLVMTATPIPRTLALTVYGDLEVSTLDELPPGRQPIRTRWYRPDERPDAYRFLRKRLDAGEQAYIICPLVEESESLDVRSAEEEYEYLRTGPLAGYAVELLHGRMSARQKDDVMTRFARNEAQVLVSTSVIEVGIDVPNATVIVIEGAERFGLSQLHQFRGRVGRGAKQSYCLLFSSEEDPGPDARERLNAMCETTDGFALAEVDLRMRGEGETWGRLQSGTNTMLRVARLTDRDILLRARELAARILERDPRLELPEHAALAAAVRPFLDRAAEAN; this is encoded by the coding sequence ATGACCGCCCCCCGCACACTTGACCCCGCGCGCCTCCGCCGCGTCTTCGAACTTGAACGGCAGGGCGGCTGCCGGAACACCGCCGTCATCGGCGGCCTCGACCGCTTCCTCGTCCAGCTCGCCGAAGACGGCCACCTCCGCAACTCCCCGCTCGCTGCCGCAGCCCGGCAGCTCCCCCCCGGCGGCTACCGCTCCCTCTCCCCGGACGAGCGCGAGCGCTGGGTCGATGCAGTTCTCGCGGCCCTCGCCGGCGGCGCACCGCGCCCCGCCTCGGCCGCGCCGAAAGCCGTCCCCGGCCGCCAGCGCGCGGCCCGCCCCGCCGACCCGCCGCCCCCGCCCCTCGGCCCCGCCTGCCCGCTCACCGACCTCCCCGGCGTGAGCCGCGCCATCGCCGCACGCTTCGAAAAGCTCGGCGTCACCACCGTCGGCGATGCCGCCTTCCTCTTCCCCCGCCGCTTCAACGACTACACCAACCTCCGCCGCATCGCCGACCTCGAACCCTCCTCCACACTCCAGACCATCGTCGCTGACGTGCTTGAGGCCGCCGAGTTCAAGGCGCGCGGCCGCCTGCGCGGCACCCGCGCGCTCGTCTCCGACGGCTCCGCCGCCCTCCCCGTCATCTGGTGGAACGCCCCCTACGTCGCTCGCGCCCTCAAGACCGGCGACCGCCTCGTCCTCGCCGGCCGGGTCCGCAGCTACCGCGGCCGCCTCCAGCTCGAGAACCCCGAGTTCGAGAAGCTCGAGCGCGCCGGCGATAGCTTCGCCCGCCTCGAACCGGTCTACCCGGCCACCGCCGGGCTCGGACAGAAGACCATCCGCACCGTCGTCGCCCGCGCCGTCGAGGCCGTCGCCGACGCCGTCGTCGACCCCGTCCCCGGCTGGCTGCGCGAACAGGAGCGCATCCCCGGCATCGCCGCCGCCATCCGCACCTACCACGCCCCGGCGAAACCCGACGACGCCGAGCGCGCCCGCCGGCGCCTCGCCCTTGGCGAGTTCCTCGCGATCCAGTGCGCCGTCCTCCTCCGCCGCGCCGAATGGCAGCGCAATGTCGACGCCCCCTGCATCGACCTCGGCGCACTGCGCCAGCCATTCATCGAAAGCCTTCCCTTCCCCCTCACCCGCGCCCAGCTGCGAGCCCTCGCAGACATCGAACGCGACCTCCGCGGCCCCAACGCCATGCTCCGCCTCCTCCAGGGCGACGTCGGCTCCGGCAAGACGGTCGTCGCCTTCGCCGCCATGCTCGCCGCCGTCGCCGCCGGGTACCAGGCAGCCCTCATGGCGCCCACCGAAATCCTCGCCGAGCAGCACTACCGCTCCCTCGCCCGCCTCCTCGGCGGCGGCGAACTCTCCGCCCTCGATGGCGTCTTCAGCCCCTCGTGGCTCGGCCGCAGCCTCCGCGTCCTCCTCGTCACCGGCTCGCTCACCCCGGCCCAGCGCGCTCAGGTCCGCGGCGATGCCATCCACGGCGGCGCCGATATCGTCATCGGCACCCACGCCCTCATCGAAGACGACCTCCAGTTTCCCCGCCTCGGCCTCGCCATCGTCGATGAACAGCACCGCTTCGGCGTCATGCAGCGCGCCCGGCTCCGCCAGAAAGGCCGCAACCCGCACCTCCTCGTCATGACCGCAACGCCGATCCCCCGCACCCTGGCTCTCACCGTCTACGGCGACCTCGAAGTTTCGACCCTCGACGAACTCCCACCCGGCCGCCAGCCCATCCGCACCCGCTGGTACCGCCCCGACGAACGCCCCGATGCCTACCGCTTCCTCCGCAAGCGCCTCGATGCCGGCGAACAGGCCTACATCATCTGCCCGCTCGTCGAAGAGTCCGAATCCCTCGATGTCCGCTCCGCCGAGGAAGAGTACGAGTACCTCCGCACCGGCCCGCTCGCCGGCTACGCCGTCGAACTCCTCCACGGCCGCATGTCCGCCCGCCAGAAGGACGACGTCATGACCCGCTTCGCCCGCAACGAGGCCCAGGTCCTTGTCTCCACCAGCGTCATTGAGGTCGGCATCGACGTCCCCAACGCCACCGTCATCGTCATCGAAGGCGCGGAACGGTTCGGGCTCAGCCAGCTCCACCAGTTCCGCGGGCGGGTCGGCCGCGGCGCCAAACAGAGCTACTGCCTCCTCTTCTCCAGCGAAGAGGACCCCGGCCCCGACGCCCGCGAACGCCTCAACGCCATGTGCGAAACCACCGACGGCTTCGCCCTCGCCGAGGTCGACCTCCGCATGCGCGGCGAAGGCGAAACCTGGGGCCGCCTCCAGAGCGGCACCAACACCATGCTCCGCGTCGCCCGCCTCACCGACCGCGACATCCTCCTCCGCGCCCGCGAACTCGCCGCCCGCATCCTCGAACGCGACCCCCGGCTCGAACTCCCCGAGCACGCCGCCCTCGCTGCCGCTGTCCGGCCCTTCCTCGACCGTGCCGCCGAAGCCAACTGA
- a CDS encoding DegV family protein, whose amino-acid sequence MTVRIVTDSTCDLPPDLVAAHGITVVPLTVIFGEQAFEDGVTITPVDFYQRLRTSPVLPRTSQPSVERFQQAYRAAGADGADIVSIHISSKLSGTLNSASVARETLKHDLHIDLIDSYNVSVGLGLIVLEAARAAAEGASLPEVVAVARRAMDRVTVYVAVDTLEYLQRGGRIGRARSLLGSILSIKPILTVDQGEVAPFERVRTRARAHARILELAAAMPRAKELFIAHGDLPAEAAAAAEGLRPRLPHTTLHTAYLGPVVGTYTGPGAFGVAALERE is encoded by the coding sequence ATGACCGTTCGCATCGTCACCGATTCCACCTGCGACCTCCCGCCCGACCTCGTCGCAGCGCACGGCATCACCGTCGTGCCCCTCACCGTCATCTTCGGCGAACAGGCCTTCGAAGACGGCGTCACCATCACACCGGTTGACTTCTACCAGCGGCTCCGCACCTCCCCGGTCCTCCCTCGTACCAGCCAGCCCTCCGTCGAGCGCTTCCAGCAGGCCTACCGCGCCGCCGGCGCCGACGGGGCCGATATTGTCTCCATTCACATCTCGTCAAAGCTCTCCGGCACGCTCAATTCCGCCTCAGTCGCCCGCGAAACACTGAAGCACGACCTCCACATCGACCTTATCGATTCCTACAACGTCAGCGTCGGCCTTGGCCTCATCGTCCTCGAAGCCGCCCGCGCCGCCGCCGAGGGCGCATCCCTCCCCGAGGTCGTCGCCGTCGCCCGCCGCGCCATGGACCGCGTCACCGTCTACGTCGCCGTCGACACCCTCGAATATCTCCAGCGCGGCGGCCGCATCGGCCGCGCCCGCTCGCTGCTCGGCTCCATCCTCAGCATCAAGCCCATCCTCACCGTCGACCAGGGCGAAGTCGCCCCCTTCGAGCGGGTCCGCACCCGCGCCCGCGCCCACGCACGCATCCTCGAGCTCGCCGCCGCCATGCCGCGCGCCAAAGAGCTCTTCATCGCCCACGGCGACCTCCCCGCCGAAGCCGCTGCCGCCGCCGAAGGGCTCCGGCCCCGCCTGCCCCATACCACCCTCCACACGGCCTACCTTGGCCCTGTCGTCGGCACCTACACCGGCCCCGGCGCCTTTGGGGTCGCCGCCCTCGAGCGCGAATGA
- the rpe gene encoding ribulose-phosphate 3-epimerase: protein MATVKLAPSILTADFGRLADEVRAAEAGGADMLHLDVMDGRFVPNITFGALVVEALRKVTSLPFDIHLMTVEPERLIEQFADTADIINVHIEVSPHINRTIDAIHRLGKKAGVCINPGTPVAAIEESLPDVDQVMVMTINPGWGGQQMILRQLEKVAQIRRLLDAGGFRADIEIDGGVKAHNAAACVRAGATVLVCGSSVYNAEKSVAENLAELRRAASAG from the coding sequence GTGGCAACAGTAAAGCTAGCGCCATCGATATTGACTGCAGATTTCGGGCGGCTGGCGGACGAGGTCCGGGCCGCGGAGGCAGGCGGCGCGGATATGCTGCACCTGGATGTGATGGACGGGCGGTTCGTCCCGAACATTACGTTTGGTGCACTGGTGGTGGAGGCCCTGCGGAAGGTAACCTCGCTGCCGTTCGACATCCACCTGATGACGGTGGAGCCGGAGCGGCTGATTGAGCAGTTTGCGGACACGGCGGACATCATCAACGTGCACATCGAGGTGTCACCGCACATCAACCGGACGATCGACGCCATCCATCGGCTGGGGAAGAAGGCCGGTGTGTGCATCAACCCGGGGACGCCGGTGGCCGCGATCGAGGAGTCGCTGCCGGACGTGGACCAGGTGATGGTGATGACGATCAACCCGGGCTGGGGCGGCCAGCAGATGATCCTCCGGCAGCTGGAGAAGGTGGCGCAGATCCGGCGGCTGCTGGATGCGGGCGGCTTCAGGGCGGACATCGAGATCGACGGGGGCGTGAAGGCGCACAACGCTGCCGCCTGCGTGCGGGCAGGCGCAACGGTGCTGGTGTGCGGTTCGTCGGTCTATAACGCGGAGAAGAGCGTGGCCGAAAACCTGGCGGAGCTGCGGCGGGCGGCGAGCGCCGGGTAA